A stretch of DNA from Candidatus Methylacidiphilales bacterium:
TCAACACCAACTCCCTCGCCACCGTGTGCGCTCGAGGATCGACTCCTGAAACTGAGCCCGCCAACGGCAGCGCCACATCCCCCTGGAAACTCCCATGCATCGCCCGCAAACGCGCTTGCGTCAACAATACCACCGGCGGTGGCGGCGTATGCGTCACCGTGATCGTCACCGTCTGACTCACCGTCCCACAGCTATTCGTCGCCGTCGCCTGATACGTAAACGTTCCCGTCGCCGTCGGCGTCCCCAAGATCGTATCCCCGCTGATGTTCAACCCAGGCGCAGGCGTGATCGCGCTTACCGTCACACTCGGCGTCGGCGCACCCGTCGTCGTCACCGTATGCGTAAACGCCTGCCCCAACGTCGCCGAAAGCGACCCCGCTGAGGTGATAGAAGGCTGGCTGTTCACCGTTAAGTTCACTGTAAACGGCGCACTCGTCCCCCCTCCATTACTCGCCGTCACCGTAAAGCTATACGCCCCAGCAGCCACATTCCCAGAGATCACACCCGTTCCCGCATTCAAGCTTAAGCCCGTCGGCAAGCTCCCCACTACAGCCCAGCTCGTCGGCGAATTCGTCCCCACCATCGTGATGCTGATCGTCCCAGGATTGCAGTGCGTCACACTCCCAGGCCCTGTCACCACGGGCGGACAACTTGTCACCGTCACATTATTCAACCCAAACCAATTTGTCGTGTTCGGCGTGCTCCCCTGCGTCGGCACCGTCTGGATCTGCACCTCATACGTCGTCGCACTCAAGCTCCCGATGGTGAAGGTATTCGCCGTGATAATCGGTCGCGACGCATTCGGCACGTTCGTCCAAGTCCCCGATCCTGTCGGACGATACCGAATCGCCAAATACTGCGTCATGCACCCCGTCCCAGCAGACCAGTTGATTACAATGCTGCCACTACATGTCGGCGCTACCGCCGTCGCCGAAAGCCCCGTTGCCGGGCACGAATGATTCGTCATGATATTCAGCGTAATCGGCTGGCTCACCGAGGCGCAGCCGTTCGTTAATGTAATCGTATGAGTCGTCACCCCCGCCGTCGTCGGTGTCCCCGTGATCATCCCCGTCGAAGCATTCAACGTCAATCCTGCCGGCAACGCAGGACTCACACTATACGTCCCCGATCCCATCCCTGCAGCATTATAACTGATGGCTTGTCCCACCATTCCATAGACCGTGTTGTAGTTCGGTAAACTAAGTGCTGGTGGCACCCAAATCAGTTTACTAAAACTAGCAGTCTTCCCGCAGTTATCCTGCATTGTCACAGTGAAATTATAATTGCCCGGAGTGGTGAAAGTCCCCCATAACGTCCCCGTGTTTGGCCCAGGAGTGAAGGTCAGCCCATGAGGAACATTGTTGAATCCAGTAAATGTCACTGGCAAACATGACGTTTGAGCCTGCGTCGGAATAGCCACATTCAGCGTTTGCCCTACCACACCACAGGACGGCACATTCGATAAATCCGCAAAAAGCTCGCTAAACTTCACTAAAAAGGCATCTCCCGATCCCCCAAAAGTATTCTGATGCCCACCAGAGGCGATGCCGGAGGTGCTCCACGTATGCGTTTGCCCCGCCAGATAGACGCTCCCGCCGTTCGTATCCACAGCGACACCGGCCCCAGGACCATTATAGTAAGTCCCCCATAGGCGCGTGCCAGATGGACTAAACTTTGCCAAGAAGCCAGGTCCAGGTGTATTCTGAAATCCGCCTGAGGCGATGCCGGAGGGGCTCGCCGTCTCCCCCGCCAGATAGACGCTCCCGTCGTTCGG
This window harbors:
- a CDS encoding putative Ig domain-containing protein, which gives rise to IVVLGCLDPMPLSAQQQVFRLWGTYYGGGNEDRGNSVAVDPNVGSVYLAGITSSPSGIASGGHQNTFGGYYDAFFVKFNASGTRIWGTYYGGNGGGEEGYSVAVDPNDGSVYLAGETASPSGIASGGFQNTPGPGFLAKFSPSGTRLWGTYYNGPGAGVAVDTNGGSVYLAGQTHTWSTSGIASGGHQNTFGGSGDAFLVKFSELFADLSNVPSCGVVGQTLNVAIPTQAQTSCLPVTFTGFNNVPHGLTFTPGPNTGTLWGTFTTPGNYNFTVTMQDNCGKTASFSKLIWVPPALSLPNYNTVYGMVGQAISYNAAGMGSGTYSVSPALPAGLTLNASTGMITGTPTTAGVTTHTITLTNGCASVSQPITLNIMTNHSCPATGLSATAVAPTCSGSIVINWSAGTGCMTQYLAIRYRPTGSGTWTNVPNASRPIITANTFTIGSLSATTYEVQIQTVPTQGSTPNTTNWFGLNNVTVTSCPPVVTGPGSVTHCNPGTISITMVGTNSPTSWAVVGSLPTGLSLNAGTGVISGNVAAGAYSFTVTASNGGGTSAPFTVNLTVNSQPSITSAGSLSATLGQAFTHTVTTTGAPTPSVTVSAITPAPGLNISGDTILGTPTATGTFTYQATATNSCGTVSQTVTITVTHTPPPPVVLLTQARLRAMHGSFQGDVALPLAGSVSGVDPRAHTVARELVLTFNVAVTSVSVVQDVGPAMTLGAPVYSGSTVRIPVSGLTNNAKYRVKVVSVNGQAVTGNDKVNWRIIRGDVNGNGTVNAVDSAQATANVGQAITNATFRSDVNADGNITSLDVTQVMSNNGAFVAP